The following proteins are encoded in a genomic region of Ignavibacteriales bacterium:
- a CDS encoding carboxypeptidase regulatory-like domain-containing protein, whose product MYDAQSTGIIQGIITDGTNPIPEAEVNIIYGGNYILKKSFTDINGNFSCMLPPGEFTIAAQKDSFYVGFYDGQFAPFYAKEIILEADSTVNINITLSKMLETNQSLPGR is encoded by the coding sequence TTGTATGATGCTCAAAGCACCGGAATAATTCAAGGTATTATTACTGATGGAACTAATCCAATTCCCGAAGCCGAAGTCAATATTATATACGGCGGTAACTATATCCTTAAAAAATCTTTTACTGATATTAATGGTAATTTTTCTTGCATGCTTCCGCCCGGAGAGTTTACCATCGCAGCGCAGAAAGATTCCTTCTATGTTGGATTTTATGATGGTCAGTTTGCACCATTTTATGCAAAGGAAATAATACTGGAAGCTGATTCAACAGTAAATATTAATATTACATTATCCAAAATGCTCGAAACTAATCAATCTCTTCCGGGCAGGTAA